AGTACCTGGATTTCAGGCCAAAGCCTAAATGGGAGTATACCAATGGGCTGGTTTGCACCTCTTTTTTGAAACTGTGGAAAGCTACAGGAGATAAAAAATATTATAACTACGCCGTGGCCTATGCAGACTCCATGATCAACGCCAAAGGTGAGATAAAAACCTACAAACAAACCGATTACAACATCGACAGGGTAAATCCGGGCAAATTTCTGATCGACCTGTATAAAGAAACCGGTAAAGAGAACTATAAAATAGCGATCCATACTTTGAGGGATCAGATGAAAGAGCACCCGCGTACCAGCGAAGGAGGTTTTTGGCACAAGAAGAGGTATCCACATCAAATGTGGCTGGATGGCATCTACATGGGTTCACCATTCCTGGCAAAATATGCTGCGGATTTTAATGAACCCGCACTTTTCGACGATGTTGCCAATCAGATCTACCTGATCGATAAATACGCCTACGATCCTGAAACCGGACTTTACTATCATGGGTGGGATGAAAGCAGGGAGCAAGAGTGGGCTAATAAGGAAACCGGGCTTTCCCCGAACTTCTGGGGGCGCGGTATGGGCTGGTTCGCCATGGCTCTGGTTGATGTGCTCGATTATATGCCTGAAGACCACCCCAAGCGGCAAATGATTGTTGACATTGCCAACAAAATGGCTGCCGGACTGGTAAAGTATCAGGATACTACGGGGCTATGGTATCAGGTAGTGAATATGGGTGAAAAAGAGGGGAACTACCTCGAAGCATCTGCTTCATCTATGTTTGCTTACTTTTTGCTAAAAGGCGTTGAAAATGGCTATCTCGACCAAAAGTTTGAAAAAAATGGTATTGAGGCTTACGAGGGGCTGCTTAAAAATCTTATAAAAACTGAAGATGATGGCTCCGTAAGCATTACCCAGGTATGTGCAGTTGCAGGTTTGGGAGGCGATCCTTACAGAAGTGGCACTTACGAGTACTACATCAATGAAGAAAAAAGGGACAATGATCCCAAAGCCATTGGCCCGTTTATTATGGCCTCGCTGGAGTATGATAAGGTTATAAACAGCCAGAGCGAATGAAGTTGATCCTGAGCAGTTTATTTTTATTTATTTCTGCGTCCTTATTCGGGGCAGAATACGATTTTGTAGTATCCGGTGACGGAAGCGGGGATTTCAAAACCATACAGGAAGCCATCAATGCAGTGCCTGACCTGAGAAAGAATGAAACCCGCATTTTTATTAAAAATGGTCGATATAAGGAGAAACTAATTCTTCCCGCCTCCAAAACCAATGTTACTTTCATTGGCGAGGATGTGAGCAAGACGATCATTACCTATGACGATTACGCTTCCAGGATTAACAGGTTTGGAGAAGAGATCGGTACCTCAGGGTCATCGGGTTTCTTTGTTTTTGGAGAAGGCTTTACAGCTCGAAACATCACCTTCGAAAATTCCTCAGGCCCTGTAGGACAAGCCGTAGCGGTGCGCATCGATGGAGACAAAGTGATATTCGAAAATTGCCGTTTCCTTGGTTTTCAGGATACACTTTATCCACATGGCAAGGATAGCAGGCAGTATTACAAAAACTGCTATATAGAAGGTACAACCGATTTTATTTTCGGATGGTCAACTGCCGTTTTTGAAAACTGCGAGATCTTTTCAAAAAAAGGAGGGAGCTACATTACGGCGGCATCTACAGAGCAAACTTCGGATTATGGCTTTGTATTTATTAACTGCCAATTAACAGGAGATGCTCCTGAGAAAAGTGTATACCTCGGAAGACCCTGGAGACCTTATGCCCAAACCGTATTCATCAATTGCGAAATGGACAGGCACATCAAGCCTGAAGGATGGCACAACTGGAACAAACCGGAGGCAGAAAATACGACCTTCTACGCCGAGTATAATTCATCCGGGCCCGGGGCGGCAAAAGGCGCCCGTGTGGAATGGTCTCACCAACTGGCTGAAGATGATCTTGAGAAATTTACTTTAGAAATGATATTTAAAGATTGGAACCCCAACCAAAAACTTAATGACAATGTGGAGAACTGAAGTGCATATGAAAACCAACAACTTATTTAAAGCAATACTATTATTTGCCGTGGCCTTTGCAACCGGCCATACAGGCTTTGGTCAGCATAACGACCTCTCCGAAGTATGGGTGGCAGACCAGGGCAACGGAACATTCAAAAACCCGATACTATACGCAGACTATTCTGATCCGGACATTTGTAAAGTGGGGGATGACTTTTATATGACCTCATCCAGTTTCAATGCTATTCCCGGGCTACCCATACTACACTCAAAAGATCTTGTTAACTGGAAGCTGATAGGCTATGCGCTGGATAGGCAGGCTCCTTTTGATCATTTCTCAAAGCCGCAACATGGTAATGGCGTTTGGGCCCCTTCCATTCGCTATCATAACAACGAATTTTATATCTACTACGGCGACCCGGATTTTGGCATTTACATGGTGAAGGCTAAAAAAGCTGAAGGGCCGTGGGAAGAGCCCGTTTTGGTGCAGGAAGGCAAGGGACTTATAGACCCGTGCCCCCTTTGGGATGAGGATGGCAATGCTTACCTCGTGCATGCCTTTGCCGGTAGTCGCGCAGGAATAAAAAGTGTGCTGGTGGTCAATAAAATGAGCCCGGATGGCACAAAGCTGCTAGATGAAGGTACCATAGTATTTGATGGTCATGAAAACCACCCCACTATGGAAGGCCCTAAGTTTTATAAAAGGAACGGCTACTACTACATCTTTGCCCCGGCTGGTGGAGTGCCCACAGGCTGGCAAACCGTGTTGCGTTCCAAAAATGTATATGGCCCGTATGAAGACCGTATTGTGATGGATCAGGGCAATACAGCCATTAACGGCCCACACCAGGGAGGCTGGGTCGAACTGGAATCAGGCGAATCCTGGTTTGCACATTTTCAGGATAGGGAAGCCTATGGCCGCATAGTGCATTTGCAACCCATGGTTTGGAAAAACGACTGGCCGGTGATCGGTGAAGACCTTGACGGTGATGGCAAAGGGCAGCCCGTAATGATCTACAAAAAACCGAATGTTGGTAAGAGTTACTCCAAAGAAACCCCTCCTGATACAGATGAATTTAGTGGCAACAGGCTGGGGGTGCAATGGCAGTGGCATGCCAATCCGAAAGCTGGTTGGGCATTTCCCAACGCCGCCGCCGGAAAGCTCAGGCTTTACACAGATCAATTGCCCGAAGGCGCAAAAAGCTTATGGGGAGCACCCAACCTGTTGTTGCAGAAGTTCCCTGCGCTGGAGTTTGCAGTTACAACCCAATTGACCTTCCACCCTAATGAAGAACTGGAGAATGAGCAGACAGGCCTGCTGGTTATGGGAGAAGATTATGCACATATCAGTCTTGTCAGCAAGAAAGACGGCCTCTATGTGGCTTTTACCACGGCGAACGACGTAAGGCATGGTAACGAAGAAAAGCAGGAGATCATTACAAAGCTTAAAGGTAATGAAGCTTACTTCAGGTTAGAAGTTCGGGCCGGTGCGAAGTGCCAGTTCAGCTATAGTGAAAATGGCAGGAAATTTAAACCTGTAGGTGAAGAGTTTACCGCAGTGCCTGGGCGCTGGATAGGTGCAAAAGTGGGTATATTCGCCGTAAGGCAGGATAAGATCAATGACTCGGGATATGCCGACTACGACTGGTTCAGAGTAACTCCTTTGAAATAGGAGCAAGAAATAATTTATACAAGACTATTACTACAACAAAGAGACTATGCATATGCAAAAGAATATATTGAGAGCATTCATGTTGCTATTGGTGCTTTCATACCATCAGGGGAGAAGTCAGGAGGAAAAAATATACGCAGGGATTGAATTTGACATGCCCAAAGTCGCCACCCCTTCCTTTCCTGACCATGTGGTGAGTATTAAAGATTACGGTGCCGTGAGTAATGGCATATTTGACAACACCCAGACCTTTGCCCGGGCTATCGACGCTCTTGCTGAAAAAGGTGGAGGCAAACTTATTGTGCCAAGAGGTATATGGCTGACTGGCCCTATTGTTTTCAAAAGTAACATCAACCTGCATGTAGAGCACGGCGCACTGATTGTTTTCAGTAAAGATAAAAGCAAATACCCACTTATAGGAACCAGCTTCGAAGGCCTGGATACCTACCGCTGTCAGTCACCGATCTATGGAAAAGATCTGGAAAACATTGCCATTACCGGCAAAGGGATTATTGATGGTTCAGGAGATGCCTGGAGACCGGTGAAAAAGGGCAAGATGTCACCGACCCAATGGGGGCAGCTGTTGAAGTCAGGGGGTGTAGTAAGTGAAGACGGTAAAGTCTGGTACCCGTCTGAGGCCTATGAGAAGGCCCAGAAACTGGTAAATAATTTTAATGTGCCCCCATATGAAACACGCGAGGAGTTCGAAGCCGTAAAAGACTTTTTGCGACCCGTAATGGTAAGTTTTATCAATTGCAGGAAGGTTTTGCTGGATGGTCCCACTTTCCAGAATTCACCTGCATGGAATATCCACCCGCTGATGTGTGAAGATGTTATCTTAAGAAACCTGACCGTCCGCAACCCCTGGTATTCGCAGAATGGTGACGGCCTCGATCTTGAGTCGTGTAAAAATGCATTGATCTATAATAATACCTTCGATGTGGGTGATGATGCTATTTGTATCAAATCCGGCAAAAATGAAGACGGCCGTAAGCGTGGCATACCTACCGAGAATGTGATCGTAAAAAACAATACGGTATATCACGGACATGGAGGCTTTGTTGTAGGTAGTGAAATGTCCGGTGGAGTAAAGAATATCCACATTTCCAACTGCACTTTTATAGGTACAGATGTAGGGCTCAGGTTTAAAAGTACCCGTGGTCGCGGAGGTATAGTGGAGAATATTTATATCTCCAATATCGATATGATCGATATTCCTACTGAAGCTATAAGGTTCAATATGTTTTATGGAGGTCAGTCGCCCATACTGGAAGAAGGGCAGGAGGCTGCCGAGACAGATCAGGAGCCGATGCCCGTTACGGAGGAAACACCTTCATTTAGAAACATTTACATGAAGGATATTACCGCTACAGGTTCAGGTACTGCGGCCTTATTCCAGGGGCTCCCGGAAATGAAACTTAAAAATGTAACACTTGAAAACGCCTTACTCGAAGCAAAAAATGGAATTACTATCATAGACTCTGATCAGATAACATTTAAAAATGTAAAAGTGATGCAGGAAAAAGGCAATGCGCTTACCATTTTTAACGGTACCAATCTGGATATCTCGAATCTTGAATACGCTGAGGGGAACAAACCGGCGGTGCGGGTATTGGGTAATACCTCTGAGAATATCCATTTTAATAAAAAGGAGATAAACAAAGATCAGATCCAGTTGGGTAGCGAAGTGAAAAAGAAGGCTGTTAAACTTCGCTAACCTGACCAATACTTATTTTATAAAATCATATAGATAATGAAAACATTCATACTGCTGCTATTATTTAGTCCGTTAGCTTTTTTGTTGCAGGATGATGAAATCACGATATTTTTAGTGGCCGACTCTACGGTGGCTGATAAGCCATTCAAAGATGGGAATCCGGAAAAAGGCTGGGGGCAGGTATTTCCGCTGTATTTGAAGGAAGGTGTACGCATAGATAACCATGCAGTCAATGGGCGAAGTACGAAAAGTTTTATGGATGAAGGCCGCTGGGATAAGGTGTTGTCACTGATCAGGCCCGGAGATTATGTGATCATTGAGTTCGGGCACAACGATCAAAAAATAATGGATCCTAAGCGCTATGCTGACCCCGATACTGCCTATAGGGCCAACCTGAAGAAGTATATAGCAGATACCCGTGCCAAAGGAGGGAAGCCGGTTCTTGCAACGCCTATCGTACGTAGGGAATTTGACGAAAAGGGAAATCTGGTTGATACTCATGGTCAATATCCGGATGTAGTACGGCAGGTGGCCAAAGAAGAAAAAGTACCCTTACTTGATCTGGAGGCAAAAACACGCAAACTGCTGGTAAGCTATGGAGAGGAGAGCTCAAAGCAGCTTTTTCTTCACATCAACCCGGGAGAGTACCCGTCGTTGCCTGACGGTAAAGAAGATAATACCCACCTCTCTCCATACGGCGCTTTCAGAGTGTGCGACCTTGTGGTGGAAGAGATGCGTGGCGAAATGCCTGAATTAGTCCAATACTTAAAAGACTGACCCTCATGAATACCAAAGAAAGAATAATACTGGTTATTACCCTCGGCCTGCTGGCGACATCCTTTCTGGCCAAACAAGAAATAGTTACCATATATCTGATTGGTGACTCTACCGTGGCTGATTATAGCGATAACTATGATGAAGGAAAAGACTACATGAAAACCAGGTACCCTGTTACCGGCTGGGGGCAGGTATTTCAGCCATTTATGGCAGTTGACAGCCTGAAAAAGTTAAAACATATTGTTCGGGGAGATAGTGTTGTGGTAGACGACAGGGCCAGAGGAGGAAGAAGCACCCGCACATTCTTTCAGGAAGGAAGATGGAGAAGCGTCTATGATAACCTGAACAAGAACGATATAGTGATGATCCAGTTTGGCCATAATGACGCCGCAGAAAATAAGCCGGAGCGCTATGTGAATATAGAAGGATATAAAGAATTCCTGCGCCTCTACATCACACAGACACTTCAGAAAGGAGCCATACCCATAGTGCTCACCCCGGTAAACCGGAATTATCCCTGGAAGGATGGTCAACTGGAGAATGTACATGGTGACTACCCGCAGGCCGCAAAGGATGTGGCTAAAGAGTACGGCGTGCAGGTAATAGACCTTACCCGGCGCTCTATTGATGCCTTTACTGCCAAAGGAAAGGAATATGTTACCAATAACTATTTTATGAACCTCCCGGCCGGTAAATATGAAGCATACCCGGAAGGAGAGCGTGACAATACCCATTTCCAGCCGGAAGGAGCAAAAGCAGTGGCGCAATTGGTTTTTGATGGGTTAAGAGACTTAAAATCAGGGGGTTGATTTGATTAGTAAAAAGAGGACAGTTCTAAGTATACTATTAGGCCTTGCCCTTACGTGGAGTGTTGCGCAGCCAAAAGAACCCCTTAAGCTTTGGTATGACGAACCGGCAGAAAATTGGAATGCAGCCTTACCCATCGGCAATGGCAGGATCGGCGCCATGGTATTTGGCCACCCTGGCAGAGAAAAACTGCAACTCAATGAAGAAACAGTTTGGGCAGGTGAGCCGGGGAATAACCTCCCTGCCGGATTTAAGGAGGTATTGCCACAAGTACGTGAATTACTGTTTGCAGGTAAGTATAAAGAAGCGCAGGACCTGCTGATGAGCAAAGTACCACGCCACGCCCCTGCTGAAAATAATTATGGTATGCCTTATCAGCCCGTTGGCAATTTATATATTGATTTTCCCGGACACGAAAAAGTAAAGAAATACTACCGTGATCTGGACATTTCGAACGCCGTAGCCAAGGTTTCTTATGAGCTGAGCGGGACTAACTATACCCGTGAAATAATTTCTTCATTTACCGATCAGGTTATTGTGGTCAGGATTACTGCCGATAAGCCGGGAAGTATTAGCTGCAACCTAAGCCTTGATAGTCCTCACGAAAAGTATTCGACAGAGGTCATGGGAGGGATGCTGGCCTTGTCGGGCACTTCCGGGGATCAGGATAATAAGAAAGGTAAAATCCGGTTTGAAGCCCTTGTTAAGCCGGAAATTAAAGGAGGTAAACTTGTAACCAGGCATGATCAGGTAGCTATAGAAAAAGCTGATACCGTAACCCTTTACCTGTCTATGGGCACCAACTTCAAACGGTATAATGATATAAGCGGGGATGAAATGGAGACGGCCAGGCAATTCCTGGCAAAGGCAATGGAAAAAGATTACATGCAAATAAAGGCAGACCATATCCGCCATTATAAGCAGTACTTTGACAGGGTGAGCTTGCGTGTGGGTAATGATACCCATGATGATGAACCTACTGATGAAAGGCTAAAGAACTTCGCCGGGCATCAGGACTTGTCTTTGGTTTCCCTGTACTTCCAGTTTGGTCGCTACCTGTTGATCTCCAGTTCTCAGCCCGGCACACAGCCCGCTAATCTTCAGGGCATATGGAATCAGGAGATCGCACCGCCGTGGGACAGCAAGTATACAGTAAATATCAACACCGAAATGAACTACTGGCCTGCCGAGATCACCAACCTGTCAGAACTGCACCAGCCCCTCTTCTCCATGATCAAAGACCTGTCAGTTACCGGAAAGCAAAGCGCACATGAAATGTATGGGGCGAGAGGGTGGAACATGCACCATAACACCGACATATGGAGGATCACCGGCCCCATAGACGGGGCCTTTTACGGCATGTGGCCCATGGGTGGTGCGTGGTTAACCCAGCATTTATGGCAACACTATTTGTTCACAGGAGATACCGGGTTCCTCGAAGAAGTATACCCGGTATTAAAAGGAATAGCACTCTTTTATGTGGACGTATTACAGGAAGAACCCAGCCATCACTGGCTGGTGGTTACACCTTCCATGTCCCCCGAAAACAAGCATCCCGGAGGCACATCACTGGCTGCGGGCAATACTATGGACAATCAGTTGGTATTTGATGTGTTTTCCAATTTTTTAAATGCGGCAGCAATACTTCATAAAGATGAAAGCCTTGCCGATACGGTAAAACTAAAACTTAAAAACCTGCCGCCCATGCAGATCGGGCAGTACGGCCAGTTGCAGGAGTGGCTTGCCGATTGGGACAGACCTGATGACAAGCACCGGCATGTATCGCATTTATATGGCTTATATCCTTCCAATCAGGTATCGCCTTTCACCCGGCCTGACCTGTTTGCCGCAGCCAAAACCTCCCTCATACACCGGGGCGATATTTCTACCGGTTGGTCAATGGGCTGGAAAGTTAATCTCTGGGCCCGCCTGCTGGAGGGAGATAGGGCCTTTAAGCTTATTACCGACCAGTTGAGGCCTGCCGGGGAAGATAAAGAAACCAATGGAGGAGGTACATATCCCAACCTGCTCGATGCCCACCCGCCTTTTCAGATAGATGGTAATTTTGGATGTACCGCAGGCATCGCCGAAATGCTGCTGCAAAGCCACGACGGAGCGCTGTTTCTACTCCCTGCCCTGCCCGCTCTTTGGAAAGAAGGAGAGGTTTCAGGGTTAGTGGCAAGGGGAGGTTTCATTGTTGATGTTTCATGGAAGCAAGGACAAATTGAGAAACTGGTAATTCAATCCACATTAGGAGGTAATTGCAGGTTAAGAGCAACGAGCCCCTTAAAATTGGCTCGAGGAAAATTGAAGGAAGCTTCAGGGAATAATTCAAACCCATTCTTTGTACAGCCGGCAGTGAAAGAACCTCTGATCAGCAATAAGGCCGAAATTACAGAAATAGCTGCTCCCGGGACATTCCTCTATGACCTGCCTACAGAGAAAGGGAAAACCTACGTGCTGTACCGCAGGGATTTTAAGGGTGATTAACAAAATGCAACAAAAACTTATACCTTAGAAAATCCTTAGGGAAGAGCCTCTGAACGATAAACATCAGCAATATGCAAAACATTAAAGTAGGATTAATAGGTTATGGCATGGGAGGCCGTGTATTCCATGCACCTTTGATAGATCATGTTACGGGCCTTGAGCTGGTCAGTATAAGGGAAACACGGGAAGAAAATATCAAAATTGCAAAAAGCAGATATCCTCAGGCTGAAATCGTATCCGATGCCTCGCTCATTATCAATGCTCCTGAGATAGACCTTGTAGTGCTGGCCGTTCCCAACAGTGCACATTATTCACTGGCTCATGCAGCGCTATCAGCAGATAAACACGTGGTAGTAGAAAAACCATTCACCGTTACCTCAGCAGAGGCGGATGAACTGATAAAACTGGCCAATGAAAGTCAGAAAGTACTATCGGTCTATCAAAACCGCAGATGGGACAGCGATTTTTTGACAGTAAAGAAAGTGCTGGATAGTGGCAAACTAGGTCGTTTAGTAGAATTTGAGAGCCATTTCGACCGGTTCAGGAATTTCATAAAGCCTGGTACATGGAAAGAGGAAGGCTCTTTAGGTACCGGTTTATTGTACGACCTGGGTTCTCACCTGATCGATCAGGCACAGGTACTCTTTGGACTGCCCGAAGCAGTGACCTGCTTTATGAATGTACAGCGGGATAACAGCCATATCATAGACAACTTTGAATTGATATTACATTACTCAGGCATTAAAGTAACCATCAAATCCGGCATGCTGGTTAAAGAGCCGCTGCCCAAATACATTTTACTGGGAACCCAGGGCTCTTTTGTTAAGTATGGCCTGGATGTTCAGGAAGCCACGCTCAATGAAGCAGAAAAATCGTTGGAAGATCAGGACTGGGGGCAGGAGCCGGAAAGCCAGTGGGGCACCATCAACTATCAGGATGAGCAGGGAGACCATCGGGAAACGGCGGAAAGTGTAAATGGCAATTATCCGGCTTATTACGAAAATATCTTTGAGGCTATTACCGGTAGATCAGAACTCCAGGTAACGCCGCAGCAAGGAAGAAACACCATTCGTATTATTGAACTGGCCATGAAAAGCCATGAAGAGCAGCGCACCATAACCTATCAGGCATGATAAAAAAGTACTGTCCTACCCTACTGTTGTTGTTAACCATCGTTCAGGTCCATGCCCAGCATGATTATCCCAGGGATACCTCGTACTCCATCCGAAGTGCATATCTCAAGCTAAAAAAGTATCACCCGGAAATAACGCCCATCGCGCCGCAGAAGCTAGAAGGTGTTGATGAGACCTACAACGTGCCCTATGTAAATGTAGGGAGGGAGCTTACCGTGGATGTCTTCTATCCGGCGCATAAAGGAGATAAAAAGTATCCCGGAGTGCTGCTGATATTTGGTGGAGGCTGGAGTTCAGGGGAAAAAGCCAATCAGGTGCCCATGGCGCAGCATCTGGCTGCCCAGGGGTATGTGGCGGTAGTGCCGGAATACAGGCTAAGCCCGGAAGTGCCATATCCTGCTGCCGTTCATGACCTCAAAGCCGCTATCCGCTGGATGCGTGCCCATGCAGAGGCTTATCAACTTGATACCACCAAAATAGCCACGTTGGGATGCTCGGCAGGAGCGCAACTGGCAACACTGTTGGGTGTGACCGGTGAATTAGAAAAGCTGGAAGGCACCGAAGGAAATTTGCAGCATACCAGCACGGTACAGGCTATAGTCAATATAGATGGCATCGTATCCTTTGTCCACCCTGAGGCCGAAGAAGGAAAATATGCAGCTAAATGGCTGGGAGGTTATAAAAGCGAAGTCCCAGAGGTGTGGAAAGAGGCTTCCCCCCCTCGAATATACAGGCAGCTCTACGCCACCCGTTTTGTTCATAAACAGTGCCCAGCCCAGGTTCCACGCAGGCCGGGATGACGTGGTCAGGATTTTGAATGAACATGAGATCTACAACGAAGTACATACTATAGAAGGTACACCCCATTCCTTCTGGCTTGTCCATCCGTGGTTTGAACCAACATTGAACTATACGGTAGATTTTCTGAATAAGGTTTTTAAATAAGGTATCCCCCGGATCAATCACGAGTGGCTGAAATGTAAAAGCAGTTAGGGTAACAGGAATCAGACAATGCCTAAACTCCTTGCAGCACAATTAATCAAGGAACCTCAAATCTCCGCAGCGCTGCGTTTGGGGTGACGTCGTATAAGTTAAGAGTGAGTTTTCTTACTTCCCAGCGGATGTCTCTCGAAGAGGACTCCGCGTCATTTTAGACCTTCCTAGCGGATGTCTCTGGAAGAGGACTCTGCGTCATTTTAATACGCACATATCGTTAAAGCTTCAACATTTGCTCCCTGTACTTAATACCCCACTTACCCATAGCATCGATGATGGAGTTCAGGCTTCTCCCGTATTCCGTAAGGTCATATTCTACAGTTACAGGCATGGTATTGTAGACAGTCCGGGTTACCAGGTGGTTCATCTCCAGGTCTTTCAGCTCCTGCGACAACATCTTGGGCGCAATACCGTCCAGCTCCCTGCGCAATTCCATAAACCGCATTTTGCCCCGGTAATATAAAGCACCGATGATCGGGGTTTTCCACTTGCCATTCAATAAATCCTGCGTGTCCCTCACCCCCTGGATCAGGATTCTGCACTGCGTGGGTAATTCTGACGCTGCTTTCTTCTTCATGTCTGTTTTTAATTAGTGGTATTGAGTATCAAAATGGAGCATTTTATAGCTCAAAGTTTTAAAATCCGTCTCTCAGGCAAATTATCTGTCACCTGAACTGCAATTTAACAGGTTGTAAAATCAAGAAAAAATATAGATAGTTACTTTTTAGTAACTAGTTACCAATAGGTAACAAATATATCCTGGTAACCTGCGCTTCCGTACATTTGAAATATTGAAAAGGATAAACAAAAACTGAGGTATTTGAGCGAATATCCAATTTTTTAAACAAACGAAAAACGAAATATTTTAAATATGGCAGTAGCACAAGAAAAGATGCAAGTGGAGATTTGGTCAGATATCGCCTGTCCGTTTTGCTACATAGGCAAGCGCAATTTTGAAACTGCATTGTCACAATTTCCACATAAGGAAAAAATCGAGGTGAACTGGCGAAGTTTTCAGATCACCCCTCATGCCAGGCATACACCAGGTATGGATAACAATCAGGCCCTGGCAGACCACCTGGGTACCACTGTAGCCCAGGCAAAAATGATGAGCGAGCGGGTGACTGCTATGGCCAAAGGAGCAGGGCTTACCTACAACATGGACAGATTGGTATGGGCAAACACTCTGGATGCCCACAGGTTGATCCAATACGCTCAATCCGTCGGTTTAGATGATCAGATGGAAGAGAGGCTTTTTCAGGCACATTTTACGAATGGTGAAAATATAGAAGACCATGCCACCTTGCTCAAGATAGCTCTGGAGGTAGGGCTGGAAGAGGGGCCGGTGAGAAAGGTGCTGGAAAGCAACCAGTATGCTGCCGAGGTAGATAAAGACATTTCAGTGGCCCAAAACCTGGGAGTCAGGGGAGTGCCATCCTTTATAATAAACAGAAAGGCTTCATTTAGCGGAGCCATGCCGGTAACGGATTTTGCCCGCATGCTGAGCAGTGCCTTTGAAAATTGGCAAAAAGAATACTCAGAAGGCGAAAGCCAGGAT
This region of Fulvivirga ulvae genomic DNA includes:
- a CDS encoding glycoside hydrolase family 88/105 protein — protein: MIEISKTRTTQNMQTGSNVFPQPGKFRLIREAKRFGAMSVIMLSGVLLTGCSGKGGDKDKEEVKAEVPATTVSAKASGKEMAVKMADSEMKRTPDAQYLDFRPKPKWEYTNGLVCTSFLKLWKATGDKKYYNYAVAYADSMINAKGEIKTYKQTDYNIDRVNPGKFLIDLYKETGKENYKIAIHTLRDQMKEHPRTSEGGFWHKKRYPHQMWLDGIYMGSPFLAKYAADFNEPALFDDVANQIYLIDKYAYDPETGLYYHGWDESREQEWANKETGLSPNFWGRGMGWFAMALVDVLDYMPEDHPKRQMIVDIANKMAAGLVKYQDTTGLWYQVVNMGEKEGNYLEASASSMFAYFLLKGVENGYLDQKFEKNGIEAYEGLLKNLIKTEDDGSVSITQVCAVAGLGGDPYRSGTYEYYINEEKRDNDPKAIGPFIMASLEYDKVINSQSE
- a CDS encoding pectinesterase family protein, which produces MKLILSSLFLFISASLFGAEYDFVVSGDGSGDFKTIQEAINAVPDLRKNETRIFIKNGRYKEKLILPASKTNVTFIGEDVSKTIITYDDYASRINRFGEEIGTSGSSGFFVFGEGFTARNITFENSSGPVGQAVAVRIDGDKVIFENCRFLGFQDTLYPHGKDSRQYYKNCYIEGTTDFIFGWSTAVFENCEIFSKKGGSYITAASTEQTSDYGFVFINCQLTGDAPEKSVYLGRPWRPYAQTVFINCEMDRHIKPEGWHNWNKPEAENTTFYAEYNSSGPGAAKGARVEWSHQLAEDDLEKFTLEMIFKDWNPNQKLNDNVEN
- a CDS encoding glycoside hydrolase family 43 protein, which translates into the protein MWRTEVHMKTNNLFKAILLFAVAFATGHTGFGQHNDLSEVWVADQGNGTFKNPILYADYSDPDICKVGDDFYMTSSSFNAIPGLPILHSKDLVNWKLIGYALDRQAPFDHFSKPQHGNGVWAPSIRYHNNEFYIYYGDPDFGIYMVKAKKAEGPWEEPVLVQEGKGLIDPCPLWDEDGNAYLVHAFAGSRAGIKSVLVVNKMSPDGTKLLDEGTIVFDGHENHPTMEGPKFYKRNGYYYIFAPAGGVPTGWQTVLRSKNVYGPYEDRIVMDQGNTAINGPHQGGWVELESGESWFAHFQDREAYGRIVHLQPMVWKNDWPVIGEDLDGDGKGQPVMIYKKPNVGKSYSKETPPDTDEFSGNRLGVQWQWHANPKAGWAFPNAAAGKLRLYTDQLPEGAKSLWGAPNLLLQKFPALEFAVTTQLTFHPNEELENEQTGLLVMGEDYAHISLVSKKDGLYVAFTTANDVRHGNEEKQEIITKLKGNEAYFRLEVRAGAKCQFSYSENGRKFKPVGEEFTAVPGRWIGAKVGIFAVRQDKINDSGYADYDWFRVTPLK
- a CDS encoding glycoside hydrolase family 28 protein, whose translation is MQKNILRAFMLLLVLSYHQGRSQEEKIYAGIEFDMPKVATPSFPDHVVSIKDYGAVSNGIFDNTQTFARAIDALAEKGGGKLIVPRGIWLTGPIVFKSNINLHVEHGALIVFSKDKSKYPLIGTSFEGLDTYRCQSPIYGKDLENIAITGKGIIDGSGDAWRPVKKGKMSPTQWGQLLKSGGVVSEDGKVWYPSEAYEKAQKLVNNFNVPPYETREEFEAVKDFLRPVMVSFINCRKVLLDGPTFQNSPAWNIHPLMCEDVILRNLTVRNPWYSQNGDGLDLESCKNALIYNNTFDVGDDAICIKSGKNEDGRKRGIPTENVIVKNNTVYHGHGGFVVGSEMSGGVKNIHISNCTFIGTDVGLRFKSTRGRGGIVENIYISNIDMIDIPTEAIRFNMFYGGQSPILEEGQEAAETDQEPMPVTEETPSFRNIYMKDITATGSGTAALFQGLPEMKLKNVTLENALLEAKNGITIIDSDQITFKNVKVMQEKGNALTIFNGTNLDISNLEYAEGNKPAVRVLGNTSENIHFNKKEINKDQIQLGSEVKKKAVKLR
- a CDS encoding rhamnogalacturonan acetylesterase, encoding MKTFILLLLFSPLAFLLQDDEITIFLVADSTVADKPFKDGNPEKGWGQVFPLYLKEGVRIDNHAVNGRSTKSFMDEGRWDKVLSLIRPGDYVIIEFGHNDQKIMDPKRYADPDTAYRANLKKYIADTRAKGGKPVLATPIVRREFDEKGNLVDTHGQYPDVVRQVAKEEKVPLLDLEAKTRKLLVSYGEESSKQLFLHINPGEYPSLPDGKEDNTHLSPYGAFRVCDLVVEEMRGEMPELVQYLKD
- a CDS encoding rhamnogalacturonan acetylesterase; the encoded protein is MNTKERIILVITLGLLATSFLAKQEIVTIYLIGDSTVADYSDNYDEGKDYMKTRYPVTGWGQVFQPFMAVDSLKKLKHIVRGDSVVVDDRARGGRSTRTFFQEGRWRSVYDNLNKNDIVMIQFGHNDAAENKPERYVNIEGYKEFLRLYITQTLQKGAIPIVLTPVNRNYPWKDGQLENVHGDYPQAAKDVAKEYGVQVIDLTRRSIDAFTAKGKEYVTNNYFMNLPAGKYEAYPEGERDNTHFQPEGAKAVAQLVFDGLRDLKSGG